Part of the Sodalinema gerasimenkoae IPPAS B-353 genome is shown below.
AAAGGCGCCACGTCGGGCCATATCCAGAAAGTCAAATCCATCGCCTATGACTGCGACGGCGACACCATCCTCCTCAAAATTGACCAAGTGGGGGATGTCGCCTGTCATACGGGAGCCAGAAGTTGTTTCTTTAATCAAGTTAGAGCCTAAGGTGAATAACGTCCCCCACTCGCCTTTCTAGCTTGCGTTTGCCCAGTCCCCATTGCCATGAAACACCACTCCCTAACCCAGATTGCCCCAGAAGGGGTATCCCACAACCCCAACATTCGCAAACAAGTCATGTTGCGCAAGGGGGACTTGCCCCATTTAACCAACTTCTCTCAGGCCCGATTTGCCCCAGGACAAGTGGCCCCCGGTCATTCCCACGACAACATGACTGAAGTCTTCTTCGTGGAATCCGGTTCAGGAAGCATCACCATCGACGGACAAGCCTATCCCCTCGAACCCGGAACCTGTGTAGCCGTAGATATCGGGGAAGTCCACGAAATCGCCAACACCGGAGAGGGGGAACTGGTGTTGACCTACTTTGGTTTGCAAGTCAACCCCTGACTGTCTTAGGCTTGAAGCTGGACTGTCCAATCTGAACGCCAAACCCAAAATGCCAATGTGGGAGCAAATCGCCGCCGAGATTAGCCAAGCCACCGGAGAACCCTTTAACATCTCCCAAAACCGTTCTGTGGGTGGAGGCTGCATCAATCAAAGTAGTACCCTATCCGACGGGACGCGCACTTTTTTTATTAAACTCAACCAAGCCTCCACCCTCGAAATGTTCATCGCTGAGGCTGTGGGAGTCAAGGAAATGTGGGAGACACAGACCATCCGCGTTCCTAAACCCATTTGTTGGGGAACCGCTGGTAACTCCGCCTATCTGGTGATGGAATATCTGGACTTACAGGGCCGGGGTGGCGGTTCTGGGGTTTGGCAGGAGATGGGGCGCAAACTGGCGCAAATGCACCGCACGGGAACCCGCGATCGCTTCGGCTGGGATCGTAGCAACACCATCGGGGCCACCACTCAGATGAATCCCTGGACCGAGGATTGGGCCGAGTTCTTCGCGGAACATCGCATCGGCTTTCAACTGCGCCTAGCGGC
Proteins encoded:
- a CDS encoding cupin domain-containing protein encodes the protein MKHHSLTQIAPEGVSHNPNIRKQVMLRKGDLPHLTNFSQARFAPGQVAPGHSHDNMTEVFFVESGSGSITIDGQAYPLEPGTCVAVDIGEVHEIANTGEGELVLTYFGLQVNP
- a CDS encoding fructosamine kinase family protein, with amino-acid sequence MWEQIAAEISQATGEPFNISQNRSVGGGCINQSSTLSDGTRTFFIKLNQASTLEMFIAEAVGVKEMWETQTIRVPKPICWGTAGNSAYLVMEYLDLQGRGGGSGVWQEMGRKLAQMHRTGTRDRFGWDRSNTIGATTQMNPWTEDWAEFFAEHRIGFQLRLAARKGMRFTGADELVETIPQLLAGHTPIASIVHGDLWGGNASVTAEGEPVIFDPATYYGDREVDIAMTELFGGFSAAFYQGYNEEWPLEAGYDRRKTLYNLYHIINHYNLFGGGYGSQAQSMIRTLLS